The nucleotide sequence GGATAATAAATCGACGAGACGACTGCTCGAACGTGAGACCAAGGCGGAAGACGGAAGGAGGCAAGGAGGCACGAAAACTTCCTCGCTGGTTTCGGATGGCAGCCAGAGTTACGCTAGAGCTTCTTATCGCATAATTTTCTAAGTGGCCAAGAGCTTTGTCTTTATCGCAAACTCGCTACGCGGAATGTTGTTTCGCTTCTCTGtgttaattaactaattataaGACCGAACGTTCACGGGCGCGCTCCGAGCTTTAGCAGCGCGAGTCGTCCGCGTCGCTCGTATTCTCCTTTAAACTTCTCTGCAATTATATTACGTAAGAGAGATCCACGAATCGCGTTCGGACGGATTTGACGATTTCCGTCCTTCGAAGTTGTGCAATTAATCTTTCAGTTTGATTAATCGAATTTCTCTCGGAGCGCTACATCAAAACGAAACTCTCCATAGAAATTCTCTACTCTAAGTCGAATTTATACGTTTCGATAAAATCGCAAACGATGCACCAACGTAAACCGTTAACAGCAATCGATACGCGGACACGTCGACAGGCAGGAGAAGTAACAAGGTGCATAAGTTGATCCCTCGCACGTGCAGCGAATGCAGAATCGAACGCAAGATGGTGGTGCTTCTATTTTAGGTGGCGGACATTCGTACTTTACTCGACAAGGTCGTATCGGGCATGGTCCCGCTACGCATATGGTCGGTGGCGGTGGAGGTGAACAGGGCCGTCCTCCGCAGATCTATAAATTCGTTATACGCGGTTAGAGATGAGAAAGGTTGCCAGAAACGTCTTAAATCGCTCGAGACGCAGATTAATCAACCGTTACCCTTGCTTTCCTTTCTAAGCTTCGCGAAGATCTATCGATCGGGGCTATTGATAGATCTTCGACGGATAACGCTTGCGATTATACCTTATTTCGCGATCTTTAACCTCGTCGGAAAGGTATTTCGAGTTTTCTAAAACGAGATGCGTATCGTTCCAACGAGAACGGAAAAAACTGCGTTAGACACGTTCCAGTGCTTTCCGGGATAAATCTCGAGTgcaaattacatttttcaaacgtttcgaAAAAGTGATGGACGTACTAATGGCAAGCACGTGGGAGGTGGACAGCATCGCTTAGGTGGACACTGCTGCATCGGTGGACAGCCATCCTTTGGACAGCAAAACGGCGCTGGTCTTGTATGACAGCACGGCGGGGGTAAAGTGCTCGTACGCCTTGCCTCTCCGCAGCTAGTGCGACaagacatttttcttcttatacaaTACTACGGAGCTAAAGGAAATCCTTGCTGAAACTTCCTCCCAGATTTACGATCAAGCTTTTacgacggagaaagaaaaacccaTGAGAAACCCGGACGAGTATTAATTACTGGCTACATTTTGAAAAAAGTTCTTTGATAAACTGACGCCTCGTCCTTGTCGCGTACGTGTCCGCTTGTCCtttgctttcttctcttcttttttttttttttttgttttctttcttcgcgtTCGACTATTTCGAGATTAAATCACGTACTTCAG is from Vespula vulgaris chromosome 22, iyVesVulg1.1, whole genome shotgun sequence and encodes:
- the LOC127071695 gene encoding keratin-associated protein 4-7-like, whose product is MALTFAEALVVYPPSVPSRCIEKRPFDDPACPPCPPCLPRSPCTPTCGQSSVQFQLTYTCDSCGEARRTSTLPPPCCHTRPAPFCCPKDGCPPMQQCPPKRCCPPPTCLPLICGGRPCSPPPPPTICVAGPCPIRPCRVKYECPPPKIEAPPSCVRFCIRCTCEGSTYAPCYFSCLSTCPRIDCC